From Sodalis glossinidius str. 'morsitans', the proteins below share one genomic window:
- the glpD gene encoding glycerol-3-phosphate dehydrogenase — translation METKDLIVIGGGINGTGIASDAAGRGLSVLLLEAQDLACATSSASSKLIHGGLRYLEHYEIRLVSEALAEREVLLKMAPHIAFPMRFRLPHRPHLRPAWMIRVGLFMYDHLGKRTSLPASQSVRFGADSVLKPEIMRGFEYSDCWVDDARLVVLNAQEVVAHGGEVKTRTQVTRAWRKNGLWQVEARDSLTGKQHRWHAKGLANATGPWAKHFIDESLHLPSQYGIRLIKGSHIVVPCVHHQPQAYILQNEDHRIVFVIPWMETFSIIGTTDVEYHGDPGEVHIDESEIDYLLKVYNAHFQRPLGREDIVWTFSGVRPLCDDESNSPQAVTRDYTLSLSDENGQAPLLSVFGGKLTTYRKLAEYALEKLAHYYPHAKGAWTSNAVLPGGDFAGTRDDYTAVLRRKFAFLPEALARRYSHTYGTRSEQLLAGVTGLADLGEDFGHGLYEAELRYLVAQEWVVTLDDAIWRRTKLGMWLDEAQQTRITDWLVSTSARRGCRWRPKPLPPAGSSTGGRAPLSKSPWHIRG, via the coding sequence GCGCGGACTGTCCGTATTATTGCTGGAAGCGCAGGATTTGGCGTGCGCCACCTCTTCCGCCAGCTCCAAACTTATTCACGGCGGCCTGCGCTATCTCGAACATTATGAGATTCGTTTGGTGAGCGAAGCTCTGGCTGAACGGGAAGTTCTGCTGAAAATGGCCCCCCATATCGCTTTTCCGATGCGGTTCCGGCTGCCGCACCGCCCACACCTGCGGCCGGCGTGGATGATCCGTGTCGGCCTGTTTATGTATGATCATCTCGGCAAACGCACCAGCCTACCGGCGAGTCAGAGCGTTCGCTTTGGCGCGGATTCGGTCCTGAAACCCGAAATCATGCGCGGTTTCGAGTATTCCGACTGCTGGGTAGACGATGCGCGCCTGGTAGTGCTCAACGCTCAGGAAGTGGTGGCACACGGTGGTGAGGTCAAGACACGTACCCAAGTAACCCGCGCCTGGCGGAAAAACGGACTGTGGCAGGTTGAGGCCCGGGATAGTCTGACCGGCAAACAGCATCGCTGGCACGCAAAAGGTCTGGCTAACGCCACCGGCCCCTGGGCGAAACATTTCATCGATGAAAGCCTGCATTTGCCGTCGCAATATGGCATCCGCCTAATAAAAGGCAGCCACATCGTCGTACCGTGCGTCCATCACCAGCCGCAGGCGTACATCCTGCAAAACGAGGATCACCGCATTGTGTTCGTCATTCCGTGGATGGAAACGTTTTCCATCATCGGTACGACCGACGTGGAATATCACGGCGATCCGGGCGAGGTCCATATCGACGAGAGTGAAATTGACTATCTGCTCAAGGTCTACAACGCCCATTTCCAACGTCCCCTAGGCCGTGAAGACATTGTCTGGACCTTTTCCGGCGTCCGCCCCCTGTGCGACGACGAGTCCAATTCACCCCAGGCGGTGACCCGCGACTACACGCTGTCGCTGAGCGACGAAAACGGGCAGGCGCCGCTGCTGTCAGTTTTTGGCGGCAAACTCACCACTTACCGCAAGCTGGCCGAATATGCGCTGGAAAAACTGGCTCATTATTATCCTCACGCCAAAGGCGCCTGGACCAGCAACGCGGTGCTGCCGGGTGGCGATTTCGCCGGTACCCGCGACGACTACACCGCCGTGCTGCGCCGCAAATTCGCCTTTTTGCCGGAAGCGCTGGCGCGGCGCTACAGCCACACATACGGCACCCGCAGCGAACAGCTGCTGGCCGGCGTGACCGGTCTTGCGGATCTCGGCGAAGATTTTGGTCACGGCCTGTATGAAGCGGAACTCCGTTATCTGGTGGCGCAGGAGTGGGTGGTCACCTTGGACGACGCTATCTGGCGCCGCACCAAGCTCGGCATGTGGCTGGACGAAGCCCAGCAGACGCGAATTACCGACTGGCTGGTCAGCACGTCAGCCCGGCGCGGCTGTCGCTGGCGTCCTAAACCCCTCCCGCCTGCTGGCTCCTCTACAGGCGGACGGGCGCCACTTTCCAAATCTCCTTGGCATATTCGCGGATAG
- the asd gene encoding aspartate-semialdehyde dehydrogenase: protein MKNVGFIGWRGMVGSVLIQRMTEERDFDAIRPVFFSTSQHGQPAPAVNGQQGVLQDARDLAALSALDIIVTCQGGDYTNEIYPQLREIDWQGYWIDAASSLRMRDDAIIILDPVNQAVIQQGLERGIKTFVGGNCTVSLMLMSLGGLFAQDLVEWASVATYQAASGGGARHMRELLVQIGQLHGAVAKPLQDPASAILDIERRVTELTRSGTLPTDNFGVPLAGSLIPWIDKQLENGQSREEWKGQAETNKILNTRQPIPVDGLCVRIGALRCHSQVFTLKLKKDVPLAEIEQLLATHNDWVTVVPNDRELSMRELTPAAVTGTLKTPVGRLRKLNMGPEYLSAFTVGDQLLWGAAEPLRRMLRQLAH, encoded by the coding sequence ATGAAAAACGTTGGTTTTATCGGCTGGCGCGGTATGGTCGGTTCAGTGCTGATACAGCGCATGACCGAAGAGCGCGATTTTGACGCCATCCGCCCGGTATTTTTTTCCACTTCCCAGCATGGCCAGCCCGCGCCGGCGGTAAACGGCCAGCAGGGTGTGTTGCAAGATGCGCGGGATCTGGCGGCGCTCAGCGCGCTGGACATTATTGTTACCTGTCAAGGCGGCGATTATACCAACGAAATCTATCCCCAGCTGCGTGAAATTGACTGGCAGGGCTACTGGATTGATGCGGCGTCGTCGCTGCGTATGCGCGATGACGCGATTATCATCCTGGATCCCGTCAATCAGGCCGTCATCCAGCAAGGGCTGGAACGCGGCATTAAAACCTTTGTCGGCGGTAATTGCACTGTGAGTCTGATGCTGATGTCGCTGGGCGGTTTGTTTGCCCAAGATTTGGTGGAATGGGCCTCGGTGGCCACCTATCAGGCGGCATCCGGCGGCGGCGCGCGCCATATGCGCGAGCTCTTGGTACAAATAGGACAATTACACGGCGCGGTAGCCAAACCGTTGCAGGATCCGGCTTCGGCCATTTTGGATATCGAGCGTCGGGTCACCGAACTGACCCGCAGCGGTACCCTGCCGACGGATAATTTTGGCGTACCGCTGGCCGGTAGCCTGATCCCCTGGATCGATAAGCAGCTGGAAAACGGCCAGAGCCGCGAAGAGTGGAAAGGTCAGGCGGAAACCAACAAGATCCTTAATACCCGCCAGCCGATACCGGTGGACGGGCTGTGCGTGCGTATAGGCGCTCTGCGCTGCCATAGCCAGGTGTTTACGCTGAAGCTGAAGAAGGATGTACCGCTGGCGGAAATTGAGCAACTGCTCGCTACCCATAATGATTGGGTGACCGTGGTGCCCAACGATCGTGAATTGTCGATGCGGGAGCTGACGCCGGCAGCGGTGACCGGCACACTGAAAACCCCGGTCGGTCGGCTGCGGAAATTGAATATGGGCCCGGAGTATCTTTCGGCCTTTACCGTCGGCGACCAGCTATTGTGGGGCGCTGCCGAGCCTCTGCGCCGTATGCTGCGCCAATTGGCGCATTAA
- a CDS encoding YhgN family NAAT transporter, whose translation MSEMISATVLLFLIIDPLGNLPIFMSVLKHLEPKRRRIIVIREMLMALLLMLIFLFAGKHILSFLNLRTETVSISGGIILFLIAIKMIFPSQEGNSSGLPAGEEPFLVPLAIPLVAGPSIIAALMLLSHQYPLQINHLLLALLIAWGLSVVILMLSNVFLRLLGNKGVSALERLMGLLLLMISTQMFLDGVRTYLHA comes from the coding sequence ATGAGCGAAATGATATCGGCTACCGTTTTGTTATTTTTGATTATAGATCCTTTGGGCAATTTGCCCATTTTCATGTCGGTGCTTAAACATTTGGAGCCGAAGCGGCGGCGTATTATCGTCATCCGGGAAATGCTGATGGCGCTGCTGCTGATGCTGATTTTTTTGTTCGCCGGCAAGCATATTCTGTCGTTCCTCAACCTGCGCACCGAAACGGTGTCGATCTCCGGCGGCATTATTTTATTTTTAATCGCCATCAAAATGATCTTTCCGTCACAGGAAGGCAATAGCTCCGGCCTGCCGGCGGGAGAGGAACCGTTTTTGGTGCCGCTAGCGATTCCGCTGGTCGCCGGGCCGTCTATCATTGCGGCATTAATGCTGCTATCGCATCAATATCCCCTACAAATCAATCATTTGTTGCTGGCGTTGCTGATAGCCTGGGGCCTGTCTGTGGTTATACTGATGCTGTCCAACGTCTTTTTACGCTTGTTGGGCAATAAAGGCGTCAGCGCGCTTGAGCGGTTGATGGGGTTATTGCTGTTGATGATCTCGACCCAGATGTTTTTAGACGGCGTCCGCACCTACCTGCACGCCTGA
- the gntT gene encoding gluconate transporter codes for MPLFIVAIGVALLLLLMIRFKLNGFIALILVALAVGILQGMPVNKVIESIKNGVGGTLGSLALIMGFGAMLGKLLADCGGAQRIATTLIDKFGQLYIQWAVVLTGFTVGFALFYEIGFVLMLPLVFSIAANARISLLYVGVPMAAALSVTHGFLPPHPGPTAIAAIFHADMGRTLLYGTILAIPTVILAGPVYSRFLFHIDKPVPEGLYNPKKFTEQEMPSFAVSVWTSLVPVVLMALRAVTEMVLPAGNPILAYTEFFGEPIMATFIAVLIAIFTFGLNRGRSMDEVMNTITDSIKIIAMMLLIIGGGGAFKQVLVDSGVDKYIASLMEGSTISPLLLAWTIAATLRIALGSATVAAITAGGIAAPLIATTGVSPELMVIAVGSGSVIFSHVNDPGFWLFKEYFNLTIGETIRSWSVLETIIAVGGLVGCLLLNMVI; via the coding sequence ATGCCACTTTTTATTGTTGCCATTGGGGTAGCACTCCTGTTGCTCCTGATGATCCGTTTTAAACTAAACGGTTTCATCGCGTTAATCCTGGTTGCACTGGCTGTAGGGATCCTGCAGGGCATGCCGGTCAACAAAGTCATCGAATCGATCAAAAACGGCGTTGGCGGCACGCTGGGCAGTCTGGCGCTGATTATGGGTTTCGGCGCCATGCTGGGAAAATTGCTGGCGGATTGCGGCGGTGCTCAGCGTATTGCCACCACGCTTATCGACAAATTTGGACAGCTTTATATTCAATGGGCGGTGGTATTAACGGGTTTCACCGTCGGTTTCGCGCTGTTTTATGAGATTGGTTTTGTGCTGATGCTGCCGCTGGTGTTCAGTATCGCCGCCAACGCGCGTATTTCGCTACTGTACGTGGGCGTACCAATGGCCGCCGCGCTGTCGGTAACGCACGGCTTCCTGCCGCCGCACCCTGGCCCTACCGCGATTGCCGCCATCTTCCACGCTGACATGGGCAGAACGCTGTTATACGGCACCATCCTCGCCATTCCGACGGTCATTCTGGCCGGACCGGTCTATTCGCGTTTCCTGTTCCATATTGACAAGCCGGTGCCGGAAGGTCTGTATAACCCGAAAAAGTTTACCGAGCAGGAGATGCCGAGCTTTGCCGTCAGCGTCTGGACTTCGCTGGTACCGGTGGTATTAATGGCGCTGCGTGCCGTTACCGAAATGGTATTACCGGCGGGCAATCCCATCCTGGCGTATACCGAGTTCTTCGGCGAACCGATTATGGCCACGTTTATCGCCGTGCTGATCGCCATCTTCACGTTCGGTCTTAATCGCGGCCGCTCTATGGATGAGGTGATGAATACCATTACCGATTCCATAAAAATTATCGCCATGATGCTCTTGATTATCGGCGGCGGCGGGGCCTTTAAACAGGTCCTGGTAGACAGCGGCGTGGATAAATATATCGCTTCGCTGATGGAAGGCAGCACCATTTCACCGTTGTTGCTCGCCTGGACCATCGCCGCTACGCTGCGCATTGCGCTGGGTTCGGCGACGGTCGCCGCGATCACCGCCGGCGGTATCGCCGCACCGCTTATCGCCACCACCGGCGTCAGCCCCGAGCTGATGGTTATCGCCGTCGGCTCCGGCAGCGTGATCTTTTCTCACGTCAATGACCCCGGCTTCTGGCTGTTCAAGGAGTATTTCAACCTGACCATTGGCGAGACCATCCGCTCCTGGTCAGTGCTGGAAACCATCATCGCGGTCGGCGGCCTGGTGGGCTGTCTGCTGCTGAATATGGTGATTTAA
- the gntR gene encoding gluconate operon transcriptional repressor GntR, whose translation MKKKRPGLQDVADQVGVTKMTVSRYLRDPDRVSQALQAKIAAALDSLGYIPNRAPDILSNATSRAIGVLLPSLTNQVFAEVLRGIEQVTDANGYQTMLAHYGYSPELEELRLTSLLSYNIDGLILSERHHSPRTLKMIEVAGIPVVEIMDCVSPCLDMAVGFDNFEAARQMTRLIVERGHHQVVYFGARQDERTLIKQQGYEQGMRDAGLPAYSVMMADSSNYSAGVELLCQTQREYPGINGIISTNDDLAIGALFECQRQGITVPDRMAIAGFHGHDFSRVAHPRLASVLTPREEMGRLSADCLLARLRGEPRADGQIDVGFTLLTGESI comes from the coding sequence ATGAAGAAAAAAAGGCCGGGACTGCAGGATGTCGCCGATCAAGTTGGGGTAACCAAAATGACGGTGAGTCGCTATCTGCGCGATCCGGATCGGGTCTCTCAGGCGCTGCAGGCGAAGATCGCCGCGGCGCTTGATAGCCTGGGTTATATCCCTAACCGGGCGCCGGATATCCTCTCCAACGCCACCAGCCGCGCTATCGGCGTGTTGCTGCCTTCGCTGACTAATCAGGTTTTCGCCGAAGTCCTGCGCGGGATTGAGCAGGTCACCGATGCCAACGGCTATCAGACCATGCTGGCGCACTACGGTTATTCGCCGGAGCTGGAAGAGCTGCGGCTGACCTCGCTACTGTCTTATAACATTGACGGCCTTATCCTGTCCGAACGCCATCATTCCCCCCGTACGCTGAAAATGATCGAAGTGGCCGGTATTCCGGTGGTGGAGATCATGGATTGCGTCTCCCCCTGTCTGGATATGGCGGTGGGGTTTGATAATTTCGAGGCGGCACGGCAAATGACCCGGCTTATCGTCGAGCGTGGGCATCATCAAGTGGTGTATTTCGGCGCCCGACAGGATGAACGTACCCTAATTAAGCAGCAAGGGTATGAGCAAGGCATGCGCGACGCCGGCCTGCCCGCCTATAGCGTCATGATGGCGGACTCCTCCAACTATTCCGCCGGCGTGGAATTACTGTGCCAGACGCAGCGGGAGTATCCCGGTATCAACGGCATAATCAGCACCAATGACGACTTGGCCATAGGCGCATTGTTTGAATGCCAGCGCCAGGGGATTACCGTGCCCGACAGGATGGCGATAGCTGGTTTTCACGGTCACGACTTCTCCCGCGTTGCTCATCCACGCTTGGCCAGCGTACTTACTCCCCGTGAAGAAATGGGGCGCCTGAGCGCCGACTGCCTGTTGGCCCGCCTGCGGGGCGAACCGCGCGCCGACGGGCAAATCGACGTCGGTTTTACGTTACTGACCGGGGAAAGTATTTGA